The following coding sequences lie in one Arachis ipaensis cultivar K30076 chromosome B03, Araip1.1, whole genome shotgun sequence genomic window:
- the LOC107629727 gene encoding acid beta-fructofuranosidase 1, vacuolar — protein sequence MGGIKDDVGHVPLLEAEEEEEGWRPLRLRGSYLGIFGSIVFLVSMAALIIYQGHDYYDEAKIENKGNNNNNYNKVPRGVAEGVSAKSNSFLSETTPSYNWTNAMLSWQRTAFHFQPERNWMNDPNGPLFHKGWYHLFYQYNPFSAVWGNITWGHAVSRDLIHWLYLPEAIVRDMWFDINGAWSGSATLLPGGEIVMLYTGYTDQQVQVQNLAYPADASDPLLLNWVKYAKNPVMVPPPGIGPHDFRDPTTAWFGPDNKWTLTLGSMVNDSGLSLVYKTTDFINYELNDHFLHIVPGTGMWECVDFYPVSINGSVGLDTSANGPGVKHVLKASLDDTKLDYYAIGTYFIENDTWIPDDPDLDVGIGLRLDYGKYYASKTFYDQNKQRRVLWGWINESDSEVADITKGWASLQTIPRTVLYDKKTGTNLLQWPVEEIESLRLSSHELKELLVKPGTVVPLHIGPATQLDIFVEFEIELLESEGIVNNVEGCGVGAVERSAFGPFGILAIANDELSELTPIYFRLSNYGNGTSTTTTTTTSTSFCVDETRSSKAPDVSKLVFGSKVSVLSDEKLSLRVLVDHSIIESFAQGGRTVISSRVYPTEAIYGAARLFLFNNATDINIKASLKIWQLNSAFIRPFPFHNTQ from the exons ATGGGGGGTATCAAAGATGATGTAGGACATGTTCCTTTGCtagaagctgaagaagaagaagaaggatggaggcCCTTAAGGTTAAGGGGTAGTTACCTTGGCATATTTGGCTCTATCGTTTTCCTAGTGTCAATGGCTGCACTCATCATATACCAAGGCCATGATTATTATGATGAAGCCAAAATAGAAAACAAgggtaacaacaacaataattacAACAAAGTCCCTAGAGGAGTAGCTGAGGGCGTTTCAGCAAAGTCAAACTCTTTTCTTTCCGAGACTACTCCTTCTTATAATTGGACCAATGCTATGTTATCTTGGCAAAGAACAGCTTTTCATTTTCAACCCGAAAGGAATTGGATGAAcg ATCCAAACG GTCCATTGTTTCACAAGGGTTGGTACCATCTATTCTACCAATACAATCCCTTTTCAGCGGTGTGGGGTAACATCACATGGGGCCACGCAGTATCAAGGGACCTCATTCACTGGCTCTACCTTCCAGAAGCCATTGTCAGAGACATGTGGTTCGACATCAACGGTGCATGGTCAGGCTCAGCAACGCTCTTGCCAGGTGGCGAAATCGTGATGCTCTACACCGGCTACACCGACCAACAAGTGCAGGTTCAAAATCTCGCATACCCCGCCGACGCATCTGATCCCCTCCTCCTCAATTGGGTCAAATACGCCAAAAACCCCGTCATGGTTCCCCCACCCGGCATCGGCCCACACGATTTTCGCGACCCAACAACGGCCTGGTTCGGCCCAGATAACAAGTGGACGCTCACGCTTGGGTCAATGGTCAATGATTCTGGCCTTTCCTTGGTTTATAAGACAACTGATTTTATTAACTATGAGCTTAATGACCACTTCCTGCATATCGTTCCGGGTACGGGTATGTGGGAGTGTGTTGACTTTTACCCGGTTTCAATAAACGGGTCGGTTGGGTTGGACACGTCAGCAAATGGGCCAGGTGTCAAGCACGTGTTAAAGGCGAGTTTGGATGATACAAAGCTGGACTATTATGCAATTGGGACATATTTTATTGAGAATGACACGTGGATACCCGATGACCCGGATTTGGATGTGGGTATCGGGTTGAGATTGGATTATGGAAAATACTATGCTTCAAAGACATTTTATGACCAAAATAAACAAAGAAGGGTCCTTTGGGGTTGGATTAATGAATCGGATAGTGAGGTTGCTGATATCACAAAGGGTTGGGCATCTCTTCAG ACTATTCCAAGAACAGTATTGTATGACAAGAAGACTGGAACTAATTTGCTTCAATGGCCAGTGGAAGAAATAGAGAGTTTGAGACTTAGCAGTCATGAATTGAAGGAATTATTGGTTAAACCTGGCACAGTAGTGCCATTACATATTGGCCCTGCAACACAG TTGGACATATTTGTTGAATTTGAAATAGAATTGCTGGAATCAGAAGGGATTGTGAATAATGTTGAAGGGTGTGGAGTTGGTGCTGTTGAGAGAAGTGCTTTTGGACCATTTGGTATTTTGGCTATTGCAAATGACGAACTTTCTGAACTAACACCAATTTATTTTCGTCTTTCAAATTATGGAAATGGAACCTCAACTACTACAACTACTACTACTTCTACTTCCTTCTGTGTTGATGAAACTAG GTCATCAAAGGCACCTGATGTATCAAAGCTAGTTTTTGGAAGCAAAGTGTCTGTTCTAAGTGATGAAAAACTATCATTAAGAGTATTG GTGGATCATTCAATCATCGAGAGTTTTGCACAAGGAGGGAGAACTGTGATCAGTTCTAGAGTTTATCCAACAGAAGCAATCTATGGAGCTGCAAGATTGTTCCTGTTCAACAATGCAACAGACATTAACATCAAGGCCTCCCTTAAGATTTGGCAATTGAACTCTGCTTTTATACGCCCATTTCCCTTTCACAACACTCAATGA
- the LOC107629729 gene encoding agamous-like MADS-box protein AGL12 isoform X2, with translation MARGRIQLKRIENPVHRQVTFCKRRAGLLKKAKELSVLCDAEIGLVIFSSHGKLYELATKGTMQGVIERYMKFTTGAAQPEEPPTEPHHHPLDAKEEADVLKQEIDTLQKGISYLFGGGTGTMTIDDLQILEKNLETWNEMSSNPQFAYICTSDEPHVTRNSRFERQGGYTQSSKQVSP, from the exons ATGGCTCGTGGAAGAATTCAGTTGAAGAGAATAGAGAACCCTGTGCACAGGCAAGTTACCTTCTGCAAGCGCCGAGCTGGCCTTCTCAAGAAGGCTAAGGAGCTCTCTGTCCTTTGCGACGCTGAAATTGGCCTTGTCATTTTCTCCTCTCATGGCAAGCTCTATGAACTCGCCACTAAAGG AACCATGCAAGGGGTGATAGAGAGGTACATGAAGTTCACTACTGGGGCGGCTCAGCCTGAAGAACCACCAACTGAACCGCATCATCATCCTCTT GATGCTAAAGAGGAAGCGGATGTTCTAAAACAGGAAATTGACACATTGCAAAAGGGAATCAG TTATTTGTTTGGAGGAGGAACTGGGACAATGACAATCGATGATTTACAAATCTTAGAGAAGAATCTCGAGACTTG GAATGAAATGAGTAGTAATCCCCAGTTTGCATATATATGCACATCAGATGAACCTCATGTTACAAGAAATTCAAGATTTGAGAGACAAG GAGGGTACACTCAAAGCAGCAAACAAGTTTCTCCATGA
- the LOC107629729 gene encoding agamous-like MADS-box protein AGL12 isoform X1, with translation MARGRIQLKRIENPVHRQVTFCKRRAGLLKKAKELSVLCDAEIGLVIFSSHGKLYELATKGTMQGVIERYMKFTTGAAQPEEPPTEPHHHPLDAKEEADVLKQEIDTLQKGISYLFGGGTGTMTIDDLQILEKNLETWIYQIRSMKMNLMLQEIQDLRDKEGTLKAANKFLHDKILENTTAFTNFAPFATDSTYPLTIQDGIFPALGNVLG, from the exons ATGGCTCGTGGAAGAATTCAGTTGAAGAGAATAGAGAACCCTGTGCACAGGCAAGTTACCTTCTGCAAGCGCCGAGCTGGCCTTCTCAAGAAGGCTAAGGAGCTCTCTGTCCTTTGCGACGCTGAAATTGGCCTTGTCATTTTCTCCTCTCATGGCAAGCTCTATGAACTCGCCACTAAAGG AACCATGCAAGGGGTGATAGAGAGGTACATGAAGTTCACTACTGGGGCGGCTCAGCCTGAAGAACCACCAACTGAACCGCATCATCATCCTCTT GATGCTAAAGAGGAAGCGGATGTTCTAAAACAGGAAATTGACACATTGCAAAAGGGAATCAG TTATTTGTTTGGAGGAGGAACTGGGACAATGACAATCGATGATTTACAAATCTTAGAGAAGAATCTCGAGACTTGGATTTATCAAATTCGCTCAATGAAG ATGAACCTCATGTTACAAGAAATTCAAGATTTGAGAGACAAG GAGGGTACACTCAAAGCAGCAAACAAGTTTCTCCATGATAag ATTTTGGAGAATACAACTGCATTTACTAACTTTGCTCCATTTGCTACTGACTCAACTTACCCACTAACTATACAAGATGGGATTTTTCCAGCTCTAGGAAATGTACTTGGTTAA
- the LOC107629728 gene encoding NAC domain-containing protein 7, which yields MENMNSFCHVPPGFRFHPTDEELVDYYLRKKVSSRKIELDVIKDVDLYKIEPWDLQEICRIGREEENEWYFFSHKDKKYPTGTRTNRATAAGFWKATGRDKAIYSKHDLIGMRKTLVFYKGRAPNGQKSDWIMHEYRLETDENAAPQEEGWVVCRVFKKRVTTMRKMMMREHDESPNSSCWYDDQEFMMMESPTKQQSSILLHQSTNNHSNLMQLPPYPLIKKELHHPSSSSSSYPFLQLPLLESHQQSAAAPSSISEQLIMPPPIGGGEQVPSFQSFFNNEQQEVGVLDWRVLDKFVASQLSQDDNHASSNSIVQDLTQEIVMVPHNDAASTSNSLTSPIDLWK from the exons ATGGAGAATATGAATAGTTTTTGTCATGTTCCCCCGGGTTTTAGATTCCACCCGACGGATGAAGAACTTGTTGATTACTACCTTAGGAAGAAGGTTAGTTCAAGGAAGATTGAGCTTGATGTAATCAAAGATGTTGACCTCTACAAAATTGAGCCATGGGACCTTCAAG agatatgcaGGATAGGAAGAGAAGAGGAGAATGAATGGTATTTCTTTAGCCACAAGGATAAGAAGTATCCAACAGGAACAAGAACAAATAGGGCAACAGCAGCTGGGTTTTGGAAAGCAACGGGAAGAGACAAAGCTATATATTCAAAGCATGATCTCATAGGGATGAGGAAGACATTAGTCTTTTATAAAGGGAGAGCTCCTAATGGACAAAAATCGGATTGGATCATGCACGAATATCGCCTTGAAACCGATGAAAATGCCGCACCACAG GAAGAAGGATGGGTGGTGTGTAGAGTATTCAAGAAGAGAGTAACAACGATGCGTAAAATGATGATGAGAGAGCATGATGAGTCTCCTAATTCTTCTTGTTGGTACGATGACCAAGAATTCATGATGATGGAATCGCCAACAAAGCAACAATCCTCTATTCTTCTTCATCAATCCACCAATAACCATTCCAATTTGATGCAGCTACCACCGTATCCTCTCATCAAGAAAGAGCTTCATcacccatcatcatcatcatcgtcatacCCCTTCCTTCAGCTTCCACTCTTAGAGTCTCATCAACAATCTGCTGCTGCACCTTCCTCCATTTCTGAACAACTCATCATGCCACCACCAATTGGAGGAGGAGAACAAGTCCCGAGTTTTCAGTCATTCTTCAATAATGAACAACAAGAAGTAGGAGTTCTTGATTGGAGAGTTCTTGACAAGTTTGTTGCTTCACAACTTAGTCAAGATGATAATCATGCATCCTCTAATAGTATTGTACAAGATCTCACACAGGAAATTGTTATGGTGCCTCACAATGATGCTGCATCAACATCAAACTCCCTCACCTCCCCAATTGATTTGTGGAAATAG